One genomic segment of Hordeum vulgare subsp. vulgare chromosome 2H, MorexV3_pseudomolecules_assembly, whole genome shotgun sequence includes these proteins:
- the LOC123431013 gene encoding GDSL esterase/lipase At5g45910-like produces HFNFRYGANFAITYATALDTPYFEARGLGTVVWNSGALIGIFPTLMTQIQWFRDLKPFFCNSTKEECKEFYANSLFVVGEFGGNDYNAPLFPGKGLTEAYKFMPDVIQGNSDGVEELIAEGAVDLIVPGVMPTGCFPVYLNMLDIPAHEYGARSGCIRQYNTFSWVHNAHLKKALEKLRPKYPNVRIIYGDYYTPVLQFMLQPEKFG; encoded by the exons CACTTCAATTTCAGGTACGGGGCCAACTTCGCCATCACCTATGCCACCGCGCTCGACACGCCCTACTTCGAGGCCAGGGGCCTCGGCACCGTCGTCTGGAACTCCGGCGccctcatt ggcatatttccaacactcatgACCCAAATCCAGTGGTTCCGTGACCTCAAGCCCTTCTTCTGCAACTCCACCAAGG AGGAGTGCAAGGAGTTCTACGCCAACTCGTTGTTTGTCGTCGGGGAGTTCGGTGGCAATGACTACAACGCGCCCCTTTTTCCAGGGAAGGGCCTCACAGAGGCCTACAAGTTCATGCCCGATGTCATCCAGGGCAACTCCGACGGCGTCGAG GAATTGATCGCCGAGGGGGCAGTGGATCTCATTGTGCCAGGGGTGATGCCCACCGGGTGCTTCCCCGTCTACCTGAACATGCTCGACATCCCAGCCCACGAGTATGGCGCACGGAGCGGGTGCATCCGTCAGTACAACACCTTCTCATGGGTGCACAACGCACACCTCAAGAAAGCGCTCGAGAAGCTCCGGCCCAAGTACCCCAATGTGCGGATCATCTACGGCGACTACTACACACCGGTTCTCCAGTTCATGCTCCAGCCTGAGAAGTTTGGTTAG
- the LOC123431403 gene encoding lysine-rich arabinogalactan protein 19-like, which yields MALPAPAAAGQPRSCPAGFLLPRRYPVPAEVACITSPAAMAVLVPELLPSGSLTCRSSPPPISLSGRRQPQPPPGTEPRWPDLTPPPVPCLPPHLPPLRLQQPPPTVARASTSAGGRGARPVDRASAQLQRRLGRSPRGRRGPASPGLAPAQMRPSARRQLLRPSSSSHQTGPGPKVRVP from the coding sequence ATGGCTCTCCCCGCGCCAGCAGCCGCCGGCCAGCCCCGTAGCTGCCCCGCCGGCTTCCTCCTCCCTCGCCGGTACCCCGTCCCCGCCGAAGTGGCCTGCATCACCAGCCCCGCCGCCATGGCCGTCCTCgtgcccgagctcctcccgtCGGGGTCCCTAACCTGCAGAAGTTCGCCGCCGCCGATCTCCTTGTCCGGCCGCCGCCAGCCGCAGCCACCACCGGGAACGGAACCCCGGTGGCCGGATCTAACCCCGCCGCCGGTTCCATGCCTCCCTCCGCATCTTCCCCCGCTCCGGCTGCAGCAGCCACCGCCGACAGTCGCCAGGGCCTCGACAAGTGCGGGAGGACGAGGGGCTCGACCCGTTGACCGAGCCAGTGCCCAGCTCCAGCGCCGCCTGGGCCGCTCCCCGCGTGGGCGACGTGGGCCGGCTTCGCCaggcctcgccccggcccagATGCGTCCCAGCGCCAGGAGGCAGCTCCTccggcccagctcctcctcccACCAGACCGGGCCAGGCCCGAAGGTGAGAGTCCCCTAG